The following is a genomic window from Chryseobacterium ginsenosidimutans.
CATCTCCTTCGGGGACCATCGGCTTCTCTACAATCTCAATGATTTCGGCAGTAAGTTTAAAGACGTCCTGATACATCTCTTTAATAATTGAATCATTATAAACATCAGTGCCAAAAAACAGTGTTTCGCCAATTCTGAAATGATTGATGCCTTCGGGCACTTTATTTTCAAAAATCAAAGGAATCGTCACTGATGATCCTGCCGATAAAAAAGGAATCGTGCTATGATATGATTCTTCGATGATTTCTTTAAACCGCTTCAGTTTTGCCAGTTTTTTCTCATCCGGAAGTATTCCGTTTAGGCAGTTTAGATTTGTTCCGATACCTACGATTTCAATGTTCGATAGTTGAACTACTTCACCATAAAAAGAGGAGAGATCGTTTACCATAATACCTTCTCTGAGTTCTCCCATTTCCACCATAATAACAATTTTATGCACTTTATTTTGCCTGCAGGCTTCATCAGAAAGTGCCTTAATGGTATCTAATTCTGTATTAAAACTTACATCTGCATATTTCACGATACTTCTGGCAAGTCTTTTCACAGGGGGCTTAATGTACATGGTCTGTGTTTTTGGAGACAGTTCTTTGATGTGGCGTAAATTCGTTAAACGCGAATCGCAGACGTCTTTATCGGACATGTCTAACAGACATTGTAGAAATTTTTCGTTTCCACATAGCAACTTGGTCACTACAGCCCATTTGATGCCATTTTTATCAAAAAGTTGATTGAGATAATTGTA
Proteins encoded in this region:
- a CDS encoding alanine racemase; protein product: MSHITLNTSKLLHNYNYLNQLFDKNGIKWAVVTKLLCGNEKFLQCLLDMSDKDVCDSRLTNLRHIKELSPKTQTMYIKPPVKRLARSIVKYADVSFNTELDTIKALSDEACRQNKVHKIVIMVEMGELREGIMVNDLSSFYGEVVQLSNIEIVGIGTNLNCLNGILPDEKKLAKLKRFKEIIEESYHSTIPFLSAGSSVTIPLIFENKVPEGINHFRIGETLFFGTDVYNDSIIKEMYQDVFKLTAEIIEIVEKPMVPEGDAGTNLTGETPSYDEKDKGKTSVRAIVDVGVWILIRNI